Below is a window of Littorina saxatilis isolate snail1 linkage group LG2, US_GU_Lsax_2.0, whole genome shotgun sequence DNA.
CAAAGTAACTGTGTTTTGTATTCTGTTTTGTTCCGCTATCAATGTACTTCCGGTTTGATCATTTGATTATTGACTTGTTTACATGCGAACAGTAACACCTTAGTTATTTCTTTCGTAGTGTTTTTGTGAAAAAGTCTGATACTTATCTTCAAATTTCAATCGTTATCCCAGAAATTGGCACGTAaagatatattttgtttgttatttgtgGCCTTTATACTACACTTGAACTGACACAAATATTCACTTTTACAAGGGTGAGATTCCAGCCTTAGACAATATTTTacgtgatttttgttgttgaccaaaatatgacattttacatatatTGTGATAGTCAGTGTTCTTTCGAGACCGCGCCACCTTCAGTTTATGTCGTGCGGTAGCGATTGAGCATTATTATATTAGAACAAGGTGCATGTCAGCTCGCTGTGGGTGTGCACAACGAGGAGGTGGCGAACAAGAAGAGATGTATGATGCACAGATGCCAGTTTAGAGAATGTAAATAGGAAGTGTCTATTATGTCTCTATTTATTGCGTTGCATTGATGTAGGTTgtacacaaacacgcgcacgcacgcgcatacacacacgcgacccacgcacacacaaacacaagaaaccacgcacgcacgcgcacatacacactcgcacacacacacacacacacacacacacacacacacacacacacacacacacacacacacacacacacacacacacacacacgcgtgcgcacacagaATGAAAGCAAAAGTATCGTGATTTCCAATTATTTAATTCAAGGCACAGAAAAGAAGTTCAGAAAAATACGTGTGAGAAGGgcgtttgctctctctcttgtcattgacactctctctctctctctctctctctctctctctctctctctctctctctctctctctctctctgtctctctctctctctctccctctctctctctccctctctctctctctctctctctctctctcactcttgtcaagaagttttgggagtaaatatcgataataatttatcttggacccatcatgttagatcgttgtgtaaaaccatgtcgaggaaaatatatttgttgaacagaataaaacactttcttgatccacactcaaggctattattttataatgcatacatacaaaccatcacggattattgttcgaccatctgggactcagccagtgcaaatattttaaaaccactgtatagtctacacagacgagcactaaaatcagttctattaaaacaatccagtcttgttttcgacgattataaaaaacttaagattttgcccttaaaagaaagatttaaatcaaataaaggcgtgctccttcacaaaatcctttccggccatgcaccacgtgctttcattacaaaatttaaagccaaaccaagccgaaaattcaacgtccccattccgcggatagatctctttaaatcaagtgtggcagcgttttgtggaattctctcccggaatcagttcgagtcccaacaagtctcaatactttcaaaaaacacctctcattacatttaatgtcaaattacgaaaagtcacagtgatggaagacttcgttctaattattttcatattgatcatatctgtccataaagcatcagtcctgtgaatagtttttctgtcttttttttaaatttttttttactgtcatgcttatcttttgtaattgttttacgtttgtatataattatatgtatttaagattagaatagtccctctctgggcgagggctggttgaaaagaagctcgtttatattgcttatgccacaaccctcgtaaaataaaatttgatttgatttgatttgattttatttgatctctctctctctccctctgtctctctctggctctctctctctctctccctctctctctccctctctctttttctctctctccctctctctctctctctctctctctctctctctctctctctctctctctctctccctctctcagatTCATTACGCAAGCAATGTTTGTCATGAAAGTAGTGATTTCCCCCACGAACTGTGTTGATACGGAAATGCAGGTAAACGGAAGTATTTGTCCGATTGGAATGACGGACATTTCAAATTCCTGCGGCCATGATTGTCAACCCGCTTGACGTGCGTAAAGCACGCAACGCCAGGATGGGATATAATTATGCTGTCTATTAACAGTCCTGGCCACAGACGAGTCTAGAGAATTAAGTGTATGGCGCTGCTAGGTACAGTCCTGGCCACAGACGAGTCTAGAGAAGGGTATGGCGCTGCTAGGTACAGTCCTGGCCACAGACGAGTCTAGAGAAGGGTATGGCGCTGCTAGGTACAGTCCTGGTCACACGACGGTCTAGAGAAGTGTATGGCGCTGCCTGTGATGGTCCTCCAGGCGTCCGTTGAGTGGATAGGGTCCGTGCGGTCAGCCCTGATGAGCGCCTCGGCGTCCAGCCTGTCATTAGAGCAGGGCAGCAGCACTGCACACAGCGGACTGGTCAGCTGTGGGTCAGTGATGGGGTCAGCGAGGGGCTGTGGGTCGTCCTGCTGACTGATGAAAACAGTGGTCACGGTTGACTTGAGTGCAAACACCACGGAGCGACGGCCAAACGTCACGCTGGTCATCGTCATCCTGACCTCGCCTTGACCTTCGTCCACCAGCTCCACCTCGTCAAGGTCACTGTCGGGGGAGTCAAGGTCGGGGTCACGAGGGCCGAGGACGAGGGAGGTCTGCTTGGCGGGGTCCTGTCTGGTGAAGAAGTAGCAGCGCGAGGTCTGGTCCAGCATAACACGGGGCAGGTAGGCCCCCTGGCTCAGGTAGGACATGACAAGTCTCGTGGCCTTCACCTCCCGCTTCCTGCCGCCCTGGGTCGTTGTGACCTTCATGGGCTTTAGTCCGGGCTGCGTCACGGCCTCCACCACGTAGTCCTGGGTGCGGGACACCACCCTCTTCTTCTCACCCCCACTGAACCACCGGCTGGTCTCTGGCCGCTGGTCGTTGCCGGTGTGGCTCACGTTGAGGGTGTAGGTGGTAGCGTCAGACCCGAACACGTCGAACCGGTAGCTGCCCTGGTGGCAGGAGTAGTAGCTGTTCTTCACCACCGTGATCCTGCCCGGCCGCGGGCAGCTGAAGGTGAAGAGCTCTTCTGTGGGCGTGTTGCTCTCTGTGGGCGTGTTGCTCGATGTGGGCGTGTTGCTCGTTGTGGTAGTGGTGACGTAGGCTACGTCACCGTTCGTGGCAAGAGTAGCGGTGGTGGTATCACTCTCTGTAACTCTGGCAACCTTTGTGAGGATGTTGTCGCCGTTTGTCGCACCAGTGGTTTTCGTGTCACTGTCTGCAGCATTGACGGTGGTGTAATCTTCGGTGAAAGCGTCTGTGATGGTGTGATCCTTTATGGCAGTGGCGGTGATGCCATCCTCATTAGAGGTTGTAGTGATGATGTCACTTTCAGTAGTGGTGGTGATGACTACCTCacgggtggtggtggcggtggtggtttcACCAAGCGTAGCAGTGGCCGATGTGGTGCCGCTCTCTACAGCACCGGTTGTGGCATCTCTCTTGGCTGTCGGAAAATTAAGTATTCCATTAGTTTATTTGGAAACCATTGACCCAAACGGATACAGATAGAAAGACGGGATGAAGCACTTATTTGTAGTGCATAGTGAAGTACTTGTTTCCTGGCACAAACTACATAAACTAATTGTCTGTTTCCAAACACTGAGTGCATCCATAAAAAAACAggttaaaaatataaaacaatTCAGCAAACGGTGGCTGCAACTGTCCCAAATGGGTAATCAACGGGGGAAGAAATGAATCCTTAAACTAGTGCAGTCAAAAACCAAACACGGATTTTACTTGAGCCACAATAAAAGACGATCAGAGTTAAAAACACCACCGGAGAAGAACAAAAAGTGATTAAGTTTAACAGGTTGAGCCCTTCTGAAAGGTCATGCAAGGATGGAAACACATACTAGAGGTACGCTGTAACGCACCTCCACTTGTAGCCAGCTTCTCCTCCCTGGGACAGGTGAGGTCCTGCAGGGTGTAGGGCTTGCCGAACTCCAGCACCACCTGGTCGATCTCAATGCCCCAGGGGTCGTTGTCCATGGAGTGCTTCATCACCACGGAGATCACGTGACGCCCCTCAGCCAATGACTTGGACTGGAAGGAGTCGAAGGACGTGTTGAACGTGTTCCAGCTGAAGCCAAAGTTACTGTTCACCACGGTGTTGAACGTTCCCACCTGTTCCACAGTCAACAACACAGTGAACAACACAGTCAACAACACAGTGAACAACACAGTCAACAACACAGTCAACAACACAGTGAACAACACAGTCAACAACACAGTGAACAACACAGTCAACAACACAGTCAACAACATAGTCAACAACACAGTGAACAACACAGTGAACAACACAGTCAACAACATAGTCAACAACACAGTCAACAACACAGTCAACAACACAGTCAACAACACAGTCAACATTATAGTCAACAACACAGTCAACAACAGTTCTACTTCAGATGCCCACCTGTTCTGCACAGACAACAACACTAACCTGACTGACGGACAGTTCTACTTCAGATGCCCACCTGTTCTGCACAGACAACAACACTAACCTGACTGATGCCCTCCTGTtccacacagacaacaacactaACCTGACTGATGTCCTCCTGTtccacacagacaacaacactaACCTGACTGATGCCCTCCTGTTCCACACAGACAACACTAACCTGACTGATGTCCTCCTGTtccacacagacaacaacactaGCCTGACTGATGCCCTCCTGTTCTACACAGACAACACCACTTACCTGACTGATGCCCTCCTGTTCCACACAGACAACACTCACCTGACTGATGCTCTCCTGTTCCACACAGACAACACCACTTACCTGACTGATGCCCTCCTGTtccacacagacaacaacacaaacctGACTGATGCCCTCCTGTTCCACACAGACAACACCACTTACCTGACTGATGCCCTCCCATtccacacagacaacaacacaaacctGACTGATGCCCTCCTGTTCCACACAGACAACACCACTTACCTGACTGATGCCCTCCTGTTCCACACAGACAACACCACTTACCTGACTGATGCCCTCCTGTtccacacagacaacacaaCTAACCTGACTGATGCCCACCTGTtccacacagacaacaacactcACCTTACTGATGCCCTCCTGTtccacacagacaacaacactaACCTGACTGATGCCCTCCTGTtccacacagacaacaacactaACCTTACTGATGCCCTTCTGTtccacacagacaacaacactaACCTGACTGATGCCCTCCTGTTCTACACAGACAACACTAACCTGACTGATGCCCTCCTGTTCtacacagacaacaacactaACCTGACATGCCCTCCTGTtccacacagacaacaacactcATCTGTCTGTGATGCCCTCCTGTtccacacagacaacaacactcACCTTACTGATGCCCTCCTGTtccacacagacaacaacactaACCTGACTGATGCCCTCATGTTCCACACAGACAACACCACTAACCTGACTGATGTCCTCCTGTTCtacacagacaacaacactaACCTGACATGCCCTCCTGTtccacacagacaacaacactcATCTGTCTGTGATGCCCTCCTGTTCTGCACAGACAACAACACTAACCTGACTGATGCCCTCCTGTtccacacagacaacaacactaACCTGACTGATGTCCTCCTGTTCTACACAGAAAACAACACTAACCTGACTGATGTCCTCCTGTtccacacagacaacaacactaACCTGACATGTCCTCCTGTtccacacagacaacaacactaACCTGACTGATTCCCTCCTGTTTtacacagacaacaacactaACCTGACATGCCCTCCTGTtccacacagacaacaacactcACCAGACTGATGCCTTTCTGTTCTGCACAGACAACAACACTAACCTGACTGATGCCCTCCTGTtccacacagacaacaacactaACCTGACTGATGTCCTCCTGTtccacacagacaacaacactaACCTGACTGATGTCCTCCTGTtccacacagacaacaacactaACCTGACTGATGCCCTCCTGTtccacacagacaacaacactaACCTGACATGTCCTCCTGTtccacacagacaacaacactaACCTGACTGATTCCCTCCTGTTTtacacagacaacaacactaACCTGACATGCCCTCCTGTtccacacagacaacaacactcACCAGACTGATGCCTTTCTGTTCTGCACAGACAACAACACTAACCTGACTGATGTCCTCCTGTtccacacagacaacaacactaACCTGACTGATGCCCACCTGTTCCACACAGACAACACCACTAACCTGACTGATGTCCTCCTGTtccacacagacaacaacactaACCTGACTGATGTCCTCCTGTTCCACACAGACAACACCACTAACCTGACTGATGTCCTCCTGTtccacacagacaacaacactaACCTGACTGATGCCCTCCTGTtccacacagacaacaacactaACCTGACTGATGTCCTCCTGTTCtacacagacaacaacactaACCTGACTAATGCCCTCCTGTTCtacacagacaacaacactaACTTGACTGATGCCCTCCTGTTCtacacagacaacaacactaACATGACTGATGCCCTCCTGTTCtacacagacaacaacactaACCTGACTGATGTCCTCCTGTTCTACACAGAcaacaaccggcacggttggcctggtgcacggtaaggcgtccgccccgtgatcgggaggtcgtgggttcgaaccccggccgggtcatacctaagaatttaaaattggcaatctagtggcggctccgcctggcgtctggcattatggggttagtgctaggactggttggtccggtgtcagaataatgtgactgggtgagacatgaagcctgtgctgcgacttctgtcttgtgtgtggtgcacgttatatgtcaaagcagcaccgccctgatatggcccttcgtggtcggctgggcgttaagcaaacagacaaacaaacaaacaaacacagacaacaacactaACCTGACTGATGTCCTCCTGTtccacacagacaacaacactaACCTGACTGATGCCCTCCTGTtccacacagacaacaacactaACCTGACTGATGCCCTCCTGTtccacacagacaacaacactaACCTGACTGATGCCCTCCTGTtccacacagacaacaacactaACCTGACTGATGCCCTCCTGTTCTACACAGCCAACAACACTAACTTGACTGATGCCCTCCTGTtccacacagacaacaacactaACCTGACTGATGCCCTCCTGTTCTACACAGACAACACTAACCTGAGTGATGCCCTCCTGTtccacacagacaacaacactaACCTGCCTGATGCCCTCCTGTTCTACACAGACAACACTAACCTGACTGATGCCCTCCTGTtccacacagacaacaacactaACCTGCCTGATGCCCTCCTGTTCCACACAGACAACACTAACCTGACTGATGCCCTCCTGTtccacacagacaacaacactaACCTGACTGATGCCCTCCTGTtccacacagacaacaacactaACCTGACTGATGCCCTCCTGTTCTACACAGACAACACCACTAACCTGACTGATGCCCTCCTGTTCCACACAGACAACACCACTAACCTGACTGATGCCCCCCTGTtccacacagacaacaacactaACCTGACTGATGCCCTCCTGTtccacacagacaacaacactaACCTGACTGATGCCCTCCTGTtccacacagacaacaacactaACCTGACTGATGTCCTCCTGTTCTACACAGACAGCAACACTAACTAACAGTATAGCAGCTAAACACTGGGACCCCCTTGATGTTTTAAGTACAGTGTTTATATACTTCAACCAAGAAACAAATGTTGAAAATACAGTATTTTAGTGCAGGAACTTAACAATGAAACATATGGTGAAAATACAGTATTTCAGTGCAGGAACTAAACAATGAAACATGAAAAGTAAGGATGAATATAGTGCAAGTGGATCAATAACGTGTGTGTTGGGTCTATAGTCTTTGAAGTCGAAAATGCATTTTGTTATATTGGAAGCAGCTTGACCACGTCTGGGAACTTTCAGAGTCTCGCTTAAAATGTAAGGTAGCAGTAACACTCCTCATTGCGTTACAATGATTacaaaatacatgtactttagaacagaaacaagtcgcgtaaggcgaaaatacaacatttagtcaagtagctgtcgaactcacagaatgaaactgaacgcaatgcaacgcagcaagaccgtatactcgtagcatcgtcagtccaccgcgcacggcaaaggcagtgaaattgacaagaagagcggggtagtacttgcgctgagaaggatagcacgcttttctgtacctctcttcgttttaactttctgagcgtgtttttaatcgaaacatatcatatctatatgtttttggaatcaggaaccgacaaggaataagatgaaggtgtttttaaattgatttggacaacttaattttgataataatttttatatttttaattttcagagcttgtttttaatccaaatataacatatttatatgtttttggaatcagaaaatgataaagaataagatgtacgtaaatttggatcgttttataaaaaaatatttcttttacaattttcagatttttaatgaccaaactcactcattagtttttaagccaccaagctgaaatgcaataccaaaccccggcctttgtcgaagattacttgaccaaaatttcaaccaatttggttgaaaaatgagagcgtgacagtgccgcctcaactttcacgaaaagccggatatgacgtcatcaaagacatttattgaaaaaatgaaaaaaacgtatggggatttcatacccaggaactctcatgtcaaatttcataaagatcggtccagtagtttagtctgaatcgctctacacacacacacacagacagacagacagacacacacacacacacacacacacacacacatacaccacgaccctcgtctcgattcccccctctacgttaaaatatttagtcaaaacttgactaaatataaaaagtataaTAGAAGTGTAAaagtgtttgttgtttttgtttagttttaattTTTCCTCCACAAGCAAACCGGGCAGTGGACTATGTTGGGCGTGGAATGCAAGCCCAAACTAACACATCTTTGTCGCCAATAAAACAACAATCAAAACACGAAATGGCGCAAGAATGATGACGTGCGAGTGACGATGAAAAAGACCCACCTCCTCTCCATCCACACTGACGGCTCCCTCCTTCATCCAGCCGTCACTGGAGAAGCGAACACTGGTCACGTGCACCTGGTCCGCTCGGGGCAGACAGATGGCGAACTCCAGACTATCGCCGTCCTCCTCCAGCCACACAGCCTGCTGGCCCGCGGCATGGGACCGCCAGTGGATGTTGCGGGGGTGGTAGCCCACAGCCGCCTCTGCCTGGAACGCCAGTACCCTGGGGCCACCGAGGACGTCCTGGCCGTGGCTCGCGCTTAGCATCACCGCCATCACTAGAACACATACAGTCCTCGCTCCGTCACTCGGGCACATGTTGAGATTCCGGCAGTAATCTGATGCTCCTGTACAAAGTACTCCTCTCGCTGTTAGGCCAGGCCTACTTTCCTCCGAAAAAGGAAATGCCACTGGAAAGATTTGAAGGACAATTTCTTGCTGCAATCTCAGCCGATTTTTTCCTTCCTAAACTGAGATCCAGTCAGTGAAAAGCGTGTGTTGTTGAGAGTGATATTGTTCATGCAGGCGGGAAAGGCTCAGTGGCTTATATAGGCCTAGAAACACGTGCAGCTCGTGAGGAGGGGTCATGCTGTGTTTACCGCGTCATCCCACACGTGGTGCTGATTGGACACAGCTCTGTTTCCTTCACCGTCACCACTGCACGGCCCTGTCACCCACTGCATTCTGTGTGCCGCCCTTTTCCTTGCTTCTCTAACCCCAGCCCCCCTAACGACACCTTTGAAGTGGGTGACACGACTACTTT
It encodes the following:
- the LOC138960479 gene encoding mucin-22-like — its product is MSEQKGISLVSVVVCVEQEGMSEQEDISQVSGVVCVEHEGISQVSVVVCVEQEGISKEGISQVSGVVCVEQEGISQEGISQVSGVVCVEQESISQVSVVCVEQEGISQVGTFNTVVNSNFGFSWNTFNTSFDSFQSKSLAEGRHVISVVMKHSMDNDPWGIEIDQVVLEFGKPYTLQDLTCPREEKLATSGAKRDATTGAVESGTTSATATLGETTTATTTREVVITTTTESDIITTTSNEDGITATAIKDHTITDAFTEDYTTVNAADSDTKTTGATNGDNILTKVARVTESDTTTATLATNGDVAYVTTTTTSNTPTSSNTPTESNTPTEELFTFSCPRPGRITVVKNSYYSCHQGSYRFDVFGSDATTYTLNVSHTGNDQRPETSRWFSGGEKKRVVSRTQDYVVEAVTQPGLKPMKVTTTQGGRKREVKATRLVMSYLSQGAYLPRVMLDQTSRCYFFTRQDPAKQTSLVLGPRDPDLDSPDSDLDEVELVDEGQGEVRMTMTSVTFGRRSVVFALKSTVTTVFISQQDDPQPLADPITDPQLTSPLCAVLLPCSNDRLDAEALIRADRTDPIHSTDAWRTITGSAIHFSRPSCDQDCT
- the LOC138960480 gene encoding uncharacterized protein, producing the protein MTDALLFYTDNNTNLTDVLLFYTDNNRHDNNTNLTDALLFHTDNNTNLTDALLFHTDNNTNLTDALLFHTDNNTNLTDALLFYTANNTNLTDALLFHTDNNTNLTDALLFYTDNTNLSDALLFHTDNNTNLPDALLFYTDNTNLTDALLFHTDNNTNLPDALLFHTDNTNLTDALLFHTDNNTNLTDALLFHTDNNTNLTDALLFYTDNTTNLTDALLFHTDNTTNLTDAPLFHTDNNTNLTDALLFHTDNNTNLTDALLFHTDNNTNLTDVLLFYTDSNTN